The following are encoded in a window of Thermoanaerobacter ethanolicus JW 200 genomic DNA:
- a CDS encoding IS110 family RNA-guided transposase — MDVSLNDVKVHILDQEGNDASSRFSVENNPHGCDVIVSRILECCNKYNIQKVFIGLESTSVYGWHLQYYLADHSALKPYQPSITTFNANIINAFKKSLGNLPKNDWIDAFAIAEKLRFGRLPKSCSVDFRYLALQRLTRHRFHIVNSIVREKNYFLSNLFLKFSGLCQNKVFSNNFGATATEIFNEFFTLDDIAARPLDELAGFLVDKSKDRFDDPEATAKLLQEAVHKSYRINATVDDSLNFVIKSCFDNLQSLEKQKKAVEKAIINEVKGFNNEFLCLTSVKGIGPTIAAGLISEIGGISRFDNDNALAKFSGLYWSEYQSADFKAEDTYLKRTGNEYLRYYFIQAADQLRKYLPEFSQYYARKFKESKTHKHKRALVLTARKTVRLVFALLREEKLYKSPIMKGDDCIS, encoded by the coding sequence ATGGATGTAAGCCTGAATGATGTCAAGGTTCATATTCTCGACCAGGAGGGTAATGATGCTTCCTCTCGTTTTTCTGTAGAAAATAACCCTCATGGTTGTGATGTTATAGTTTCCCGTATCTTGGAGTGTTGTAATAAATACAATATCCAAAAGGTCTTTATTGGTTTGGAATCTACTTCAGTCTATGGCTGGCACCTCCAGTATTATTTGGCTGATCATTCTGCTCTTAAGCCTTATCAACCTTCTATTACTACTTTTAATGCTAATATTATTAATGCTTTTAAAAAGTCTCTCGGCAATTTACCTAAAAATGACTGGATTGATGCCTTTGCTATTGCTGAAAAACTGAGATTCGGTAGACTCCCCAAATCTTGTTCTGTAGATTTTAGATATCTTGCTCTCCAGAGGCTTACTCGCCATCGCTTTCACATTGTTAATAGTATTGTTAGAGAAAAAAATTATTTCCTCAGCAATTTGTTCCTTAAGTTTAGCGGTTTGTGCCAAAATAAAGTCTTTAGTAATAATTTTGGAGCAACTGCTACTGAAATATTTAATGAGTTTTTCACCCTTGATGATATTGCGGCTCGACCGCTTGATGAGCTTGCCGGCTTTTTGGTTGACAAGAGTAAAGATCGCTTTGATGATCCAGAAGCTACAGCTAAATTGCTTCAAGAGGCTGTTCACAAGTCTTATAGAATTAATGCTACTGTAGATGATTCTTTAAACTTTGTTATCAAGTCTTGCTTTGATAATCTACAGTCCCTTGAAAAACAGAAGAAAGCTGTAGAAAAAGCCATTATTAATGAGGTAAAAGGATTTAACAATGAATTCCTTTGTCTTACATCAGTAAAAGGTATTGGCCCAACCATCGCAGCCGGCTTAATATCTGAGATAGGCGGAATTTCAAGGTTTGATAATGATAATGCCCTTGCAAAGTTTTCCGGCCTTTATTGGTCAGAGTACCAGTCTGCTGATTTTAAAGCGGAGGACACATATCTCAAGCGTACTGGTAATGAGTATCTCAGATATTATTTTATTCAAGCAGCTGACCAGCTCAGGAAGTATTTACCTGAGTTCTCACAATACTATGCCCGCAAATTTAAAGAAAGCAAAACTCACAAGCATAAACGTGCTCTTGTATTGACTGCACGTAAAACTGTAAGGTTAGTCTTCGCTCTGCTGCGCGAAGAAAAACTTTATAAATCCCCAATAATGAAAGGAGATGATTGTATAAGTTAA
- a CDS encoding DUF1294 domain-containing protein, which produces MNKIAMIALLTLNVFSFVLMGIDKYKALHKLWRISEKTFFFLALFGGSIGVWLGMYFFRHKTRHKLFTIGIPLIIFCQILLFFYIKVW; this is translated from the coding sequence ATGAACAAGATTGCAATGATTGCTTTATTAACTTTAAATGTATTTTCTTTTGTTTTAATGGGTATTGATAAATATAAAGCGTTACATAAACTTTGGAGAATAAGTGAAAAGACCTTTTTCTTTTTAGCACTATTTGGCGGTTCAATAGGCGTATGGCTCGGTATGTATTTTTTTAGACATAAGACAAGACATAAATTATTTACGATAGGAATACCCTTGATTATTTTTTGCCAAATTTTATTGTTTTTTTACATAAAAGTTTGGTAA
- a CDS encoding FprA family A-type flavoprotein, whose translation MKAMTIKPGVSKIGAVHWERRLFDSLIPLPDGTSYNAYLVEGKDKIALLDTVDPMTSDVLIEQLKDVEKIDYIIAHHAEQDHSGCIPLVLEKYKEAKVICTPKAKTFLMDLLLIPEDKFITVEDGETLDLGGKTLKFIHAPWVHWPETMFTYLVEDKILFTCDFLGSHLATSELYATDECKVYEAAKRYYAEIMMPFRNFIEKDLEKIKDLDIDIIAPSHGPVYNNPKFILDAYNEWVYAKPKNIVVIPYATMHGSVKKMVEYLQTALVAKGVIVKPFDLSVTDIGELAMALVDATTIVIGTPTVLTGAHPMVVYATYLANALKPKTKFVSIIGSYNWGSRAQDQLSQMITNLKVEVISPVFIKGFPKEEDFKALDKLAEEIVKKHEEAGIL comes from the coding sequence ATGAAAGCAATGACTATAAAACCAGGAGTAAGTAAAATTGGCGCAGTACATTGGGAGAGAAGATTATTCGACTCTTTAATACCCCTGCCAGATGGTACGAGTTATAATGCTTATTTGGTAGAAGGAAAGGATAAAATAGCCCTTTTAGATACTGTAGATCCGATGACTTCGGATGTTTTGATAGAACAGTTAAAGGATGTAGAAAAAATTGATTATATAATAGCACATCATGCAGAGCAAGACCATTCGGGATGTATTCCTTTAGTCCTTGAGAAATATAAAGAGGCTAAGGTGATATGTACTCCTAAAGCAAAAACTTTTTTAATGGATTTACTTTTAATACCTGAAGACAAATTTATTACTGTAGAAGACGGTGAAACTTTAGATTTAGGAGGAAAGACGTTAAAATTCATACATGCCCCGTGGGTACATTGGCCAGAAACAATGTTTACTTACCTTGTAGAAGATAAAATCCTTTTTACGTGTGACTTTTTAGGTTCCCACCTTGCAACTTCTGAACTTTATGCAACAGATGAGTGCAAAGTGTATGAGGCAGCAAAAAGATACTATGCAGAAATAATGATGCCTTTTAGAAACTTTATAGAAAAGGACTTAGAAAAAATAAAAGATTTAGATATAGATATAATTGCTCCCAGTCATGGTCCTGTGTACAATAACCCTAAATTTATCTTAGATGCTTACAATGAATGGGTTTATGCAAAACCTAAAAATATAGTCGTAATACCTTATGCTACCATGCACGGCAGTGTGAAAAAAATGGTGGAATACCTACAGACTGCTCTTGTGGCAAAGGGCGTCATTGTAAAGCCTTTTGATTTGTCTGTTACAGATATAGGTGAATTGGCTATGGCATTAGTGGATGCTACTACAATAGTTATAGGTACTCCAACAGTACTTACAGGTGCTCATCCAATGGTGGTTTATGCTACTTATTTGGCCAATGCTTTAAAGCCGAAGACAAAGTTTGTTTCAATTATAGGCTCTTATAATTGGGGTAGCAGGGCACAAGATCAGCTTTCTCAAATGATTACCAATTTAAAAGTAGAGGTTATTTCACCAGTTTTCATAAAAGGATTCCCAAAAGAAGAAGACTTTAAGGCTCTTGATAAGTTAGCCGAAGAAATAGTGAAAAAACATGAAGAGGCTGGAATTTTATAA
- the arsC gene encoding arsenate reductase (thioredoxin) — MSKNKKILYFICTGNSCRSQMAEGFGKYYGKDDFEVYSGGVEAHGLNPKAVQVMKEIGIDISNQTSDLLDENILFKADYVITLCGDARDKCPALPPSIKSLHWDLEDPARATGTEEEVLNKFREIRDIIKENVKNLIEDIKKHSH; from the coding sequence GTGTCAAAAAATAAAAAAATTTTGTATTTTATATGTACTGGCAATTCCTGTAGAAGTCAAATGGCAGAAGGTTTTGGCAAATATTATGGAAAAGATGATTTTGAAGTATATAGTGGTGGTGTAGAAGCTCACGGTTTAAACCCAAAAGCTGTACAAGTTATGAAGGAAATAGGAATTGACATAAGCAATCAAACTTCCGATTTATTGGATGAAAATATCCTTTTTAAAGCAGATTATGTGATAACTTTATGTGGTGATGCAAGAGATAAATGTCCTGCTTTGCCTCCTTCAATAAAAAGCCTCCATTGGGACTTAGAAGACCCTGCAAGAGCAACAGGCACAGAAGAAGAAGTTTTAAATAAATTTCGTGAAATAAGAGATATAATCAAAGAAAATGTAAAAAATTTGATAGAAGACATAAAAAAGCACTCGCACTAA
- the gnd gene encoding phosphogluconate dehydrogenase (NAD(+)-dependent, decarboxylating): MKVGLIGLGRMGFNLALNMRDHGHEVVAYNRSPEKIKEAEKEGIKGAYTIEDLVKKLERRRIIWLMVPAGDPVDEMIEKLVPLLEEHDIIIDGGNSYYKDTLRRYEMLKEKEIDFVDVGTSGGIEGARHGACTMIGAENEVFKYIEPLIRDISAENGYLHTGKNGSGHFAKMVHNGIEYGMMQAIGEGFEVLEKSQFDFDLKEVARVWSHGSVIRGWLMELMEKAFEKDPKLSGIKGVMHSSGEGLWTVEEALNLKVPVPVIAQSLFMRYRSEQEDTFAGKVVAALRNEFGGHAVEKN, translated from the coding sequence ATGAAGGTAGGTTTAATTGGATTAGGACGAATGGGATTTAATCTTGCTTTAAATATGAGAGACCATGGGCATGAGGTAGTGGCATATAACAGGTCACCTGAGAAAATAAAGGAGGCTGAAAAGGAAGGAATAAAAGGAGCTTATACAATTGAAGATTTAGTAAAAAAACTTGAAAGGAGAAGAATAATATGGCTTATGGTACCTGCAGGAGACCCTGTTGACGAAATGATAGAAAAATTAGTTCCCTTGCTTGAAGAACATGACATCATAATAGACGGCGGCAATTCCTACTATAAAGATACTTTAAGAAGGTATGAGATGCTTAAAGAAAAAGAAATTGATTTTGTAGATGTAGGCACAAGTGGAGGAATTGAAGGAGCAAGACATGGGGCTTGCACCATGATAGGAGCAGAAAATGAGGTCTTTAAATATATTGAACCTCTAATTAGGGATATAAGTGCGGAAAACGGTTATTTACATACAGGCAAAAACGGCTCAGGACATTTTGCAAAAATGGTTCACAACGGCATAGAATACGGAATGATGCAAGCTATAGGAGAAGGGTTTGAGGTTTTAGAGAAAAGTCAGTTTGATTTTGATTTAAAAGAAGTGGCCAGGGTTTGGAGTCATGGGTCAGTGATTCGCGGATGGCTTATGGAGCTTATGGAAAAAGCTTTTGAAAAAGACCCTAAATTGTCTGGGATAAAAGGAGTAATGCACTCTTCTGGAGAAGGACTCTGGACGGTAGAAGAAGCTTTAAACCTCAAAGTGCCAGTGCCTGTAATTGCACAGTCTTTATTTATGAGATATCGTTCAGAGCAAGAAGATACATTTGCAGGAAAGGTTGTAGCTGCTTTGAGAAATGAGTTTGGAGGACATGCGGTGGAAAAGAATTAA
- the zwf gene encoding glucose-6-phosphate dehydrogenase — protein MVKNNISNIMVIFGGTGDLTHRKLMPALYNLKYQKILPENFAVVSIGRRDKTEEQYRKEVLESVKNYSRFDIDEKVWQDLSERIYYKRFDFVYDNGYMELSSFLKELDEKYNTKGNRVYYLAVAPEYFGIIVEKLYRHGMVNNETSWQRVVIEKPFGEDLESARKLNKIITDVFTERNTYRIDHYLGKEMLQNIMIIRFANVFFEPVWNRRYIDNVQISSNEIVGIENRGGYYEKAGALRDMVQNHMLQLLTLTAMEPPVNLDTESIRDEKVKVLKSLEIFTPEAVEKNVVRGQYAGYRQEDKVSSTSNTETFVALKVHVENFRWAGVPFYIRTGKRMPEKSTQIVIQFKPLPGILYFKEYKNLLPNLLVIKIQPEEGVKLQFNAKVPGAGDITIQPVDMDFCQNCQISNNSPEAYERLLYDVMRGDSTLFTRWDEVEYSWKFVDAIAEAWKDKTPDFPNYQPGTWGPKEANELLLRDNRMWWNV, from the coding sequence ATGGTTAAAAATAATATATCTAATATAATGGTTATATTTGGCGGGACAGGGGATTTGACTCACAGAAAACTTATGCCTGCTTTGTACAATTTGAAATACCAAAAAATTCTTCCTGAAAATTTTGCTGTTGTATCCATAGGAAGAAGAGACAAAACAGAGGAACAATATAGGAAGGAAGTATTAGAGTCCGTTAAAAATTATTCGAGATTTGACATTGATGAAAAAGTTTGGCAAGATTTAAGTGAAAGGATATATTATAAGAGATTTGACTTTGTATATGATAATGGCTATATGGAATTAAGTTCTTTTTTAAAAGAACTTGATGAAAAATACAATACAAAGGGCAATAGGGTATACTATCTTGCAGTAGCTCCAGAATATTTCGGTATAATTGTTGAAAAACTCTATAGGCATGGTATGGTAAATAATGAGACTTCCTGGCAAAGGGTGGTCATAGAAAAACCTTTTGGAGAAGATTTGGAATCGGCACGGAAATTAAATAAAATAATAACTGATGTTTTCACGGAAAGGAATACCTACAGGATAGACCATTATCTGGGAAAAGAGATGCTTCAGAACATAATGATAATTAGATTTGCTAATGTATTTTTTGAACCTGTGTGGAACAGAAGGTATATTGATAATGTTCAGATTTCTTCAAATGAAATAGTCGGAATAGAAAATCGCGGTGGATATTATGAAAAAGCCGGGGCGTTACGAGATATGGTACAAAATCACATGCTTCAACTTCTAACTTTAACGGCAATGGAACCGCCTGTAAACCTCGATACAGAATCTATAAGAGACGAGAAGGTAAAAGTTCTGAAGTCTTTGGAGATATTTACTCCAGAGGCTGTTGAGAAAAATGTTGTGAGAGGGCAGTATGCAGGATATAGACAAGAAGACAAAGTTTCCTCTACTTCTAATACAGAGACATTTGTAGCTTTGAAAGTGCATGTAGAAAATTTTCGCTGGGCAGGAGTCCCTTTCTACATTCGCACAGGCAAAAGAATGCCGGAAAAGTCTACACAAATTGTAATACAGTTCAAACCGTTGCCAGGAATCTTGTATTTTAAAGAATATAAAAATTTATTGCCAAATTTATTAGTTATAAAAATTCAACCTGAGGAAGGTGTAAAGCTTCAATTTAATGCAAAAGTCCCTGGGGCAGGAGATATCACCATACAACCTGTAGATATGGATTTTTGTCAAAATTGCCAGATTTCAAATAATTCTCCAGAAGCTTATGAAAGACTTCTTTACGATGTCATGAGAGGAGATTCTACTTTATTTACGCGATGGGATGAGGTAGAATATTCTTGGAAGTTTGTAGATGCTATTGCTGAAGCATGGAAAGACAAAACGCCTGACTTTCCTAATTATCAGCCAGGGACCTGGGGACCTAAAGAAGCAAATGAGCTGTTACTAAGGGACAATAGAATGTGGTGGAATGTATAA
- a CDS encoding cyclase family protein, protein MKIYDISMEIHENMTVYKNKEEKRPKHTITVDSGDVRESRISMDMHTGAHIDAPLHMIRGGDTVENIDLNKVITKCKVFDFTNISDKITSEDLASKDIQKGDFIIFKTRNSFREDFDFEFVYLDKSGAQFLKEKGVIGVGIDALGIERNQPEHETHKILLGAGIVILEGLRLKDVEEGEYFLYAAPLKIRGAEASPTRAVLIKEE, encoded by the coding sequence ATGAAAATATACGATATTTCAATGGAAATTCACGAAAATATGACTGTTTACAAAAATAAAGAAGAGAAAAGGCCTAAACATACTATTACTGTTGATAGTGGCGATGTGAGAGAGTCCCGCATTAGCATGGACATGCATACAGGAGCGCATATTGATGCTCCTCTACACATGATTAGGGGAGGAGATACAGTAGAAAATATAGACCTCAATAAGGTTATAACTAAATGTAAAGTATTTGACTTTACAAATATATCTGATAAAATAACATCGGAAGACCTTGCAAGTAAAGACATTCAAAAAGGAGATTTTATAATATTTAAAACAAGAAATTCTTTTAGAGAGGATTTCGATTTTGAATTTGTCTATTTAGATAAAAGCGGTGCCCAGTTTTTAAAAGAAAAAGGTGTAATTGGTGTAGGTATTGATGCATTAGGAATTGAGAGAAATCAGCCGGAGCATGAAACTCACAAGATTCTTTTAGGAGCAGGTATAGTTATTCTTGAGGGACTACGGTTAAAAGATGTAGAAGAAGGAGAATATTTTTTATATGCTGCGCCTTTAAAAATTAGAGGTGCCGAAGCCTCCCCTACAAGAGCCGTTTTGATAAAGGAAGAGTAA
- the sdaAB gene encoding L-serine ammonia-lyase, iron-sulfur-dependent subunit beta: MREYSVFDIMGPVMIGPSSSHTAGAARLAKIAREIVEEDISEVEFVLYESFARTYRGHGTDKALVAGILGFDPDDEKLPHSFEIARQQGIKFKFTESDEESPHPNTVKMIITGKSGQKNSILGCSIGGGNVLLKEINGIEVEFTGEYETLITNHIDRPGIVANVTKIFADYKINIAFMRVYRHSKGDKAIMVIESDQKIPDAAKETIKNIDGILNAIIINPM; encoded by the coding sequence ATGAGAGAATACAGTGTATTTGATATTATGGGGCCTGTGATGATTGGACCCAGCAGTTCTCATACAGCAGGGGCCGCAAGGCTTGCGAAAATTGCTCGAGAAATTGTGGAAGAGGATATATCAGAAGTGGAATTTGTATTGTATGAATCTTTTGCCCGTACATATAGGGGACATGGTACGGATAAGGCTCTTGTGGCAGGGATATTAGGTTTTGACCCAGATGATGAGAAACTGCCTCATTCTTTTGAAATAGCAAGACAGCAAGGGATAAAGTTTAAATTTACTGAAAGTGACGAAGAATCACCACATCCCAATACTGTAAAAATGATAATAACAGGTAAAAGTGGACAGAAAAACAGCATTTTAGGATGTTCTATTGGTGGAGGAAATGTGCTTTTAAAAGAGATAAATGGCATAGAGGTAGAGTTTACTGGTGAATATGAAACGTTGATTACAAATCACATAGATAGACCAGGGATAGTGGCAAATGTCACTAAAATTTTTGCAGATTACAAAATAAATATAGCTTTTATGAGAGTGTACAGGCATTCAAAAGGTGACAAAGCTATTATGGTCATAGAATCAGACCAAAAAATACCTGATGCTGCAAAAGAAACCATAAAAAACATTGATGGAATTTTAAATGCCATAATAATAAATCCTATGTAA
- the sdaAA gene encoding L-serine ammonia-lyase, iron-sulfur-dependent, subunit alpha encodes MYQFNHGYELLELTKKFNLPISQIVVLAEQEKTGEGLDTIFQKMRNNLKVMKEAINKGLNEDLKSVSGLSGGDAKKLYERIIIGNTLSCETMAKAAASALAVTEVNASMGKIVAAPTAGSSGVIPGALITVARKFGKSDDDMTRALFTATGIGIIIAKNATLSGAEGGCQAEVGSASAMAAAALVELMGGTPEQCLTAASFAIMNLLGLVCDPVAGLVEIPCEKRNALGALNAMICADFAIAGMDSVIPFDEVVEAMYKVGKAIPYALRETAEGGLAKTPTGIRLKKEIFEKVERGD; translated from the coding sequence ATGTATCAATTTAATCATGGTTATGAACTATTAGAACTTACAAAAAAATTTAACTTACCAATATCGCAAATTGTGGTGCTAGCGGAGCAAGAAAAGACAGGAGAAGGCCTTGATACAATTTTTCAAAAGATGAGAAATAACCTCAAAGTAATGAAAGAAGCTATTAATAAAGGTTTAAATGAAGATTTAAAATCAGTAAGTGGTTTATCAGGTGGAGATGCAAAAAAACTATATGAAAGAATAATCATTGGCAATACTCTTTCTTGTGAAACAATGGCAAAAGCTGCTGCTTCTGCTCTTGCAGTGACAGAAGTAAATGCTTCTATGGGTAAAATTGTTGCTGCTCCTACTGCAGGTTCCAGTGGAGTTATTCCGGGAGCTCTTATTACAGTGGCGAGAAAATTTGGCAAAAGTGATGATGATATGACAAGAGCTCTTTTCACTGCTACCGGCATAGGTATTATAATAGCTAAAAATGCTACTTTATCTGGAGCTGAGGGGGGATGTCAAGCAGAAGTAGGTTCTGCTTCAGCGATGGCTGCAGCAGCTTTAGTAGAACTTATGGGGGGAACACCAGAACAGTGTTTGACGGCAGCTTCTTTTGCTATAATGAATTTGCTAGGGCTTGTATGCGACCCAGTTGCAGGGTTGGTAGAAATCCCTTGTGAAAAGAGAAATGCCCTTGGGGCGCTTAATGCTATGATATGCGCTGATTTTGCAATAGCAGGAATGGACAGTGTCATACCCTTTGACGAAGTGGTAGAAGCTATGTATAAAGTAGGGAAAGCTATACCTTACGCTTTAAGGGAAACTGCAGAAGGGGGACTTGCAAAGACTCCTACAGGGATAAGGCTTAAGAAAGAGATATTTGAAAAAGTTGAACGGGGGGATTAA
- the pepF gene encoding oligoendopeptidase F, translating into MEVLKDRSEIEDKYKWRLEDIYENENLWEEDYNKTKELLKEIVKFKGKINTSRNLLEVLKLNDQIGMTASKIFAYARMRRDEDNTNPKYQALTDKAMRLNVEVMSATSFIAPEILSIDTQKLMEMIEELEELKIYKQYLEDLIRFKPHVLSSEEEKILAEAETLAESVSNVYTMLNNADMRFPTIKDEEGKEVEVTHGNFVRFMQSKDRNVRKAAFNAMYDTYKKFINTFASTMAGNVKKDIFYAKTRKYNSSLEASLFEDNVSVEVYNNLIETVHSRLDVLHRYVRLKKKLLGLDELHMYDLYVPLIQEYDKKFTYEEAINLVLEGLQPLGDEYINLLRKGFNSRWVDVYENRGKTSGAYSWGTYGTHPYVLLNYQGKLNDVFTIAHEMGHSLHTYYSNATQPYVYAGYKIFVAEVASTCNEAILMNYLLKNSKDEKEKLYLLNHFFEEFRGTVYRQVMFAEFEKLIHEMAERGEPLTAEVLNKKYYELNKLYYGDDIVVDEGISYEWARIPHFYRNFYVYKYATGFSAAIAISQMILNEGEKAVERYKEFLKSGSSDYPLNLLKKAGVDLTTPKPVNEALDVFEKLLDEFEKML; encoded by the coding sequence GTGGAGGTTTTAAAAGATAGAAGCGAAATTGAAGATAAGTATAAATGGCGACTTGAAGATATATATGAAAATGAGAATTTGTGGGAAGAAGACTATAACAAGACTAAAGAGCTTTTAAAAGAGATTGTAAAGTTTAAAGGCAAAATTAACACTTCAAGAAATTTATTAGAGGTACTAAAACTTAATGACCAAATTGGGATGACAGCCAGCAAAATTTTTGCCTATGCCCGTATGAGAAGAGACGAAGATAATACTAATCCCAAATATCAAGCTTTGACTGACAAGGCCATGAGACTCAATGTTGAAGTTATGAGTGCTACTTCTTTTATAGCTCCAGAGATTTTATCCATTGATACACAAAAATTAATGGAAATGATAGAAGAATTAGAAGAATTAAAGATTTATAAGCAATATCTTGAAGATTTAATCAGGTTTAAACCTCATGTACTTTCATCGGAAGAAGAAAAAATATTAGCAGAAGCAGAAACATTGGCAGAATCTGTTTCAAATGTATATACTATGTTGAATAATGCTGACATGAGATTCCCCACTATTAAAGATGAAGAAGGCAAAGAAGTAGAAGTGACTCATGGCAATTTTGTACGCTTCATGCAGAGTAAAGACAGAAACGTCAGAAAAGCCGCATTTAACGCCATGTATGACACATACAAAAAATTTATAAATACTTTTGCTTCTACAATGGCGGGGAATGTAAAGAAAGATATTTTCTACGCTAAAACACGGAAATACAATTCTTCTTTGGAAGCTTCACTTTTTGAAGACAATGTTAGTGTAGAAGTTTACAACAATCTTATAGAGACAGTACATAGTAGACTTGATGTATTACATAGATATGTGAGGCTTAAAAAGAAGCTTTTAGGTTTAGATGAGCTTCACATGTATGACTTGTATGTGCCCTTGATACAGGAATATGATAAGAAATTTACATATGAAGAAGCAATTAACCTCGTGCTAGAAGGACTACAACCGTTAGGAGATGAATACATAAATTTACTAAGGAAAGGATTTAATTCTCGTTGGGTGGACGTATATGAAAATCGAGGAAAAACTTCTGGAGCTTATTCATGGGGAACTTATGGCACTCACCCTTATGTACTTTTAAACTATCAGGGCAAATTAAATGATGTATTTACAATTGCCCATGAAATGGGACATTCTTTGCATACCTATTACTCAAATGCGACCCAGCCCTATGTGTATGCAGGTTATAAGATTTTTGTGGCAGAAGTAGCTTCTACTTGCAATGAAGCTATACTTATGAATTATCTTTTAAAAAATTCTAAAGATGAAAAAGAAAAACTTTATCTTTTGAACCACTTCTTTGAGGAATTTAGAGGGACAGTCTATCGGCAAGTTATGTTTGCTGAGTTTGAAAAACTCATACACGAAATGGCAGAGAGAGGAGAACCTCTTACAGCGGAAGTGTTAAACAAAAAATATTATGAATTAAATAAGCTCTACTATGGAGATGACATAGTGGTAGATGAAGGAATAAGCTATGAGTGGGCGAGAATCCCACATTTTTATAGAAATTTCTATGTTTATAAATATGCTACTGGATTTTCTGCGGCAATAGCTATTTCTCAGATGATATTAAATGAGGGGGAAAAAGCTGTAGAAAGGTATAAGGAGTTTTTAAAGAGCGGGAGCTCTGATTATCCCTTAAACCTTTTAAAGAAGGCAGGAGTGGATTTAACTACTCCAAAACCAGTAAATGAAGCTTTGGATGTTTTTGAAAAATTGCTTGATGAGTTTGAAAAAATGCTATAA
- the aroB gene encoding 3-dehydroquinate synthase, with product MDFITVDLKERSYPIYFAYDYLDKVGEVIKKHVRSSKTFVITDSNVYPLYFEKLNESLKKSRFDVSYEVIPAGETSKTMEMAQRLLEKAYDYGLLRDSSVIALGGGVVGDIAGFVAATYMRGIDFVQIPTTLLAQVDSSVGGKVAVNLKKGKNIIGAFHQPKMVYIDTAVLNTLDKREILGGLAEIIKYGIIWDFSLFEYIESNIYEILDLKEDKLRYIIKKSCEIKGKIVSLDEKEENLRSILNFGHTIGHAIEALTGYERYIHGEAVAIGMVYACKLALNLGYIDEKYFERIFSLIQRTGLPTDYEDLHKEDIVEAIKLDKKSREAKINFVLLRGLGKAEVTTVKEKEILKVLK from the coding sequence TTGGATTTTATAACAGTTGATTTAAAAGAAAGGTCTTATCCTATTTATTTTGCCTATGATTATTTGGATAAAGTAGGAGAAGTGATAAAGAAACATGTGAGAAGCAGTAAAACATTTGTAATAACTGATTCTAATGTTTATCCTTTGTATTTTGAAAAACTCAATGAAAGTCTTAAAAAAAGTCGTTTTGATGTGTCATATGAAGTTATTCCTGCAGGGGAAACAAGTAAAACAATGGAAATGGCACAAAGGCTTCTTGAAAAAGCTTATGACTATGGACTTTTAAGAGACAGTTCAGTTATAGCTCTTGGAGGAGGCGTTGTAGGAGACATAGCTGGATTTGTCGCAGCAACTTACATGAGGGGAATAGACTTTGTGCAAATTCCTACGACTTTGTTGGCGCAGGTTGATAGCAGTGTAGGGGGCAAAGTAGCAGTCAATCTAAAAAAAGGCAAAAACATAATAGGAGCTTTTCATCAACCTAAAATGGTATATATAGACACCGCCGTTTTAAACACGTTAGATAAAAGAGAAATACTTGGTGGATTAGCTGAAATAATCAAATATGGTATTATATGGGATTTTAGTTTATTTGAGTATATTGAAAGCAACATTTATGAAATTTTAGATTTAAAAGAAGATAAATTAAGGTATATAATCAAAAAATCTTGCGAAATAAAAGGGAAAATCGTATCTCTTGATGAAAAAGAAGAAAACCTGCGTTCAATATTAAATTTTGGCCATACAATAGGACATGCCATTGAAGCTTTAACAGGTTATGAGAGGTATATTCACGGTGAAGCTGTTGCTATAGGTATGGTATACGCTTGTAAACTTGCATTAAATTTAGGGTATATTGATGAAAAATATTTTGAAAGAATTTTTTCTTTAATACAAAGGACAGGATTACCTACAGATTATGAGGATTTGCACAAAGAAGACATCGTAGAGGCTATAAAACTTGATAAAAAGAGTAGAGAAGCCAAAATAAATTTTGTTCTTCTTCGTGGTTTAGGAAAAGCTGAAGTTACGACTGTTAAAGAGAAAGAAATCTTAAAAGTTTTAAAATAA